The Methanobrevibacter sp. TMH8 genome contains a region encoding:
- a CDS encoding right-handed parallel beta-helix repeat-containing protein gives MTIFIGVSSVSAANNVTITDSMSLETIQSAIENANVFDNIIFESGIYNQILNLNITKNLNIIAKTGVNIVGKGTGNAFNILSNTTSFTLSGFNISNYTNGIYGRLVNLDGANITDNIINVTTNGIYIYNDNAGNSVVGANNSNFSNNTITTNTQYSRGIILSGGNYTNNTISDNNIINNGSVNSDGSVAGISISNLADGDIIGNNISNNYIDSNNGAGVSISNGKSNGFIKDNTISHNTIKNKANNRNGISLVTSANKNGSIINNKITNNNIESRGTAIVVSGQKESSNNDISKNNIRIKSGNAYNNSGGIYMTNTPDTVVKGNKIYSNNIKFDTNNSGNLYTTAGIWIINGKLVETNEIYNNIISSSDANDNNAGILIYDSTKYINNKIYNNDISNLYYGIRTWLTDDLNISSNNITNNNIGIYLHGNNNKVLSNNLLNNVVGIWVDGNANYSTINYNRIYKNSEFGLINEGNNTNANLNWWGKNIIDSFINDTSVGKSLTLDNWYVIAISVNDYITTKTGENAYFVEGTPVSIDIYLILNQLVEHYKMLLPYFEIDSFGVNIFNSGDTRLTILSEYFTNGKAGDKHIISSLADDEFVDFTIEFIKAYSPPFSPNGTETNTTNTTNETDGDKSDQKENNSNDSSKTLTIDPKNSKDAVSSSSLDNPTVSAAMKNTGIPVAIVLAILFAIFSVVSIRKRK, from the coding sequence ATGACAATTTTTATAGGAGTCTCCTCTGTTTCTGCAGCAAATAATGTTACTATTACAGACTCTATGTCTCTTGAAACTATCCAATCTGCTATTGAAAATGCTAATGTTTTTGACAATATAATTTTTGAATCTGGAATTTATAATCAAATTTTAAATTTGAATATTACCAAAAACTTGAATATAATAGCTAAAACTGGAGTTAACATTGTTGGAAAAGGTACAGGCAATGCATTCAATATTTTGAGTAATACTACATCATTTACATTATCTGGTTTTAATATATCTAATTATACTAATGGTATTTACGGAAGGCTAGTAAATTTAGATGGAGCTAATATTACCGATAATATAATAAATGTAACAACAAATGGAATCTACATTTATAATGATAATGCTGGTAATTCTGTTGTTGGTGCAAATAATTCTAATTTCAGTAACAATACTATCACTACGAATACTCAGTATTCTAGAGGTATCATTTTAAGTGGTGGAAACTATACTAATAATACTATTAGTGATAATAATATAATCAATAATGGTAGTGTTAATTCGGATGGTTCAGTAGCAGGTATTTCTATATCTAATTTAGCTGATGGTGACATTATCGGAAACAATATTTCAAATAATTATATTGATTCAAATAATGGTGCAGGAGTTAGTATTTCTAATGGAAAATCTAATGGGTTTATTAAAGATAATACAATTTCCCACAACACCATAAAAAATAAGGCTAATAATCGGAATGGAATTTCTCTTGTAACATCAGCTAATAAAAATGGTTCAATTATAAACAACAAAATAACTAATAATAACATTGAATCTCGAGGAACTGCTATTGTTGTTTCAGGCCAAAAAGAATCCAGTAACAATGATATTTCAAAGAACAATATCAGAATCAAATCTGGTAATGCTTATAATAATAGTGGTGGAATATATATGACCAACACTCCTGATACAGTTGTTAAAGGCAATAAAATATATTCTAATAATATAAAATTTGATACAAATAATAGTGGTAATTTATATACTACTGCTGGTATTTGGATTATAAATGGAAAGTTGGTTGAAACTAATGAAATCTATAACAACATTATAAGTTCCTCAGATGCAAATGATAACAATGCAGGAATCCTTATCTATGATTCTACTAAGTATATTAACAATAAAATATACAATAATGATATTAGCAATTTATATTATGGGATACGAACTTGGTTGACTGATGATTTAAATATTTCATCTAACAATATTACTAATAATAATATAGGTATTTATCTTCATGGTAACAATAACAAAGTACTATCTAATAACTTACTAAACAATGTTGTTGGTATTTGGGTTGATGGCAATGCAAATTATTCTACCATTAACTACAATAGAATCTACAAAAACAGTGAATTTGGACTAATTAATGAAGGAAACAATACTAATGCAAATCTCAACTGGTGGGGAAAGAATATCATTGATTCTTTTATTAATGATACTAGTGTTGGTAAGAGTTTAACTCTTGATAACTGGTATGTTATTGCAATATCAGTTAATGATTATATTACTACTAAAACTGGCGAAAATGCTTACTTCGTTGAAGGAACTCCAGTTAGTATTGATATTTATCTAATACTAAACCAGCTTGTTGAACATTACAAAATGTTATTGCCTTATTTTGAGATCGATAGTTTTGGTGTAAATATTTTTAATAGTGGAGATACTAGGTTGACTATATTATCAGAATATTTCACTAATGGCAAAGCTGGAGATAAACATATAATCAGTTCTTTAGCAGATGATGAATTTGTTGATTTTACAATTGAATTCATAAAAGCTTATAGTCCACCATTTAGCCCAAATGGAACTGAAACCAATACAACTAATACAACTAATGAAACAGATGGAGACAAATCAGATCAAAAAGAAAATAACTCTAATGACTCTAGTAAAACTCTAACAATTGATCCAAAAAATTCTAAAGATGCTGTCTCTTCATCTAGCTTGGATAATCCAACTGTATCTGCAGCAATGAAGAACACAGGTATTCCTGTGGCTATTGTTTTAGCCATATTATTTGCTATATTTTCTGTTGTAAGCA
- the thsA gene encoding thermosome subunit alpha — protein sequence MANGQGQPILVLPEGTNRILGRDAQRNNILAGKVLAETVRTTLGPKGMDKMLVDGLGDIVVTNDGVTILKEMDIEHPAAKMLVEVAKTQEDEVGDGTTTAVIIAGELLKKSESLLDMDIHPTIIAMGYRQAAEKAQEILEDISIDDVGKDTLVKVAMTAMTGKGTEKAREPLANLVVEAVQQVAENGEVESDHIKIEKKEGATVDESTLVQGVIIDKERVHPGMPKELTDAKIALINSPIEVKETEMDAEISITDPAQMQAFIEQEENMVKDMVAKIADSGADVLFAQKGIDDLAQHYLAKEGIMAVRRVKKSDIEKLAKATGATVVSNIDDLSPEDLGSAGEVTEKKISGEDMIFVEKCKEAKAVTLLVRGSTKHVVDEIQRAIEDAIGVVSATVEDGKVVAGGGAPEIEMAKKLKDYAESISGREQLAVTAFAESLEVVPKTLAENAGLDSIDSLVDLRASHENSPYMGLNVFEGNVTDMKEAGVIEPKRVKKQAIQSASEAAEMILRIDDVIASVGGGAPDMGGMDPAAMGGMPPMM from the coding sequence ATGGCAAATGGCCAAGGACAACCTATTTTAGTTTTACCAGAAGGTACTAATAGAATTTTAGGCAGAGATGCTCAAAGAAATAATATTTTAGCTGGAAAAGTTTTAGCTGAAACCGTAAGAACTACACTCGGTCCAAAAGGTATGGACAAAATGCTTGTAGATGGACTCGGAGATATTGTTGTTACTAATGATGGTGTAACTATCTTAAAAGAGATGGATATCGAACATCCTGCAGCTAAAATGCTTGTAGAAGTAGCTAAAACCCAAGAAGATGAAGTAGGGGATGGAACTACTACTGCAGTTATTATTGCTGGAGAACTCCTTAAAAAATCTGAATCCTTATTAGACATGGATATTCACCCAACCATCATAGCTATGGGTTACAGACAAGCAGCTGAAAAAGCTCAAGAAATATTAGAAGATATTTCTATTGATGATGTTGGAAAAGATACTTTAGTTAAAGTAGCTATGACTGCAATGACTGGTAAAGGAACTGAAAAAGCTCGTGAACCATTAGCTAATCTCGTAGTAGAAGCAGTTCAACAAGTAGCTGAAAATGGTGAAGTCGAATCTGATCATATTAAAATTGAGAAGAAAGAAGGTGCTACTGTAGATGAATCTACCTTAGTTCAAGGTGTAATCATAGACAAAGAAAGAGTACATCCTGGAATGCCTAAAGAATTAACTGACGCAAAAATAGCTTTAATCAACTCTCCAATTGAAGTAAAAGAAACTGAAATGGATGCAGAAATCAGTATCACTGACCCTGCTCAAATGCAAGCTTTCATTGAACAAGAAGAGAATATGGTTAAAGATATGGTAGCTAAAATCGCAGATTCTGGTGCAGATGTATTATTTGCACAAAAAGGTATTGATGATTTAGCACAACATTACTTAGCTAAAGAAGGAATCATGGCTGTAAGAAGAGTCAAAAAATCCGATATTGAAAAATTAGCTAAAGCTACTGGTGCTACTGTTGTATCTAATATTGATGATTTATCTCCTGAAGATTTAGGTTCTGCTGGAGAAGTAACTGAGAAGAAAATATCTGGCGAAGATATGATCTTTGTAGAAAAATGTAAAGAAGCTAAAGCTGTAACTTTACTCGTAAGAGGAAGTACTAAACATGTTGTAGATGAAATCCAAAGAGCTATCGAAGATGCTATTGGTGTAGTTTCTGCTACTGTTGAAGATGGTAAAGTTGTAGCTGGTGGTGGAGCTCCAGAAATAGAAATGGCAAAAAAATTAAAAGACTATGCTGAATCTATTAGTGGAAGAGAACAATTAGCTGTAACTGCATTTGCAGAATCTTTAGAAGTTGTTCCTAAAACTTTAGCTGAAAATGCTGGTCTTGATAGTATTGATTCACTAGTGGATCTTAGAGCTTCTCATGAAAACTCTCCTTATATGGGACTAAATGTCTTTGAAGGAAATGTTACTGACATGAAAGAAGCTGGTGTAATAGAACCTAAACGTGTTAAAAAACAAGCTATCCAGTCTGCTTCTGAAGCAGCTGAAATGATTTTAAGAATAGATGATGTAATTGCATCTGTTGGCGGTGGCGCACCTGATATGGGTGGTATGGATCCTGCTGCTATGGGCGGAATGCCTCCTATGATGTAA
- a CDS encoding cyclase family protein translates to MNYIDLSHKMIDKMDVYPGDPEFRLKEITTNDEDYSLFKISGGLHTGTHIDAPYHYIPNGKKVSDLDIKNLVGKASIIKMKNDVDIINKCIKIDDVKIEKQLENIAILNTGWFKHWNNDIYFNENPYISKELAKLLIESEISGIAIDTCSVDKVGQNHIHKMFLKNDIWIVENLTNMDQLTKDKYYSYFIPMNIDAEASYVRSFVEY, encoded by the coding sequence ATGAATTATATAGATTTAAGCCATAAAATGATAGATAAAATGGATGTTTATCCCGGAGATCCTGAATTTAGATTAAAAGAAATTACAACAAATGACGAAGATTATTCTCTTTTTAAAATAAGTGGAGGATTGCATACAGGAACACATATTGATGCACCTTATCATTATATTCCTAATGGTAAAAAAGTATCTGATTTAGATATTAAAAATCTTGTTGGAAAAGCTAGTATAATAAAAATGAAAAATGATGTTGATATTATAAATAAATGTATCAAAATTGATGATGTTAAAATAGAAAAACAACTGGAAAACATAGCTATTTTAAACACAGGATGGTTCAAACATTGGAACAATGATATATACTTCAATGAAAATCCTTATATCTCCAAAGAATTAGCTAAACTATTAATAGAAAGTGAAATTTCTGGAATAGCTATTGATACATGTTCAGTAGACAAAGTAGGTCAAAATCATATCCATAAAATGTTTCTTAAAAATGATATTTGGATTGTTGAAAACTTAACTAATATGGACCAATTAACAAAAGATAAATATTATTCTTATTTTATTCCAATGAATATTGATGCAGAAGCTTCTTATGTTAGGTCTTTTGTTGAATATTAA